TTCTGCACCGTCGGTGCGTGGCCCTGGGAATTCGACATCGAGATCGAGGCCGTCGCCCTGCAGTCGTAACTCAAGAGCCCAACAACGCATCAAAAACGATCGAGGAAACCAGATGATCGGACCGCTCGCCAGACCTTCGTCACCCGTTCGATCCGTCATCGTTTCCGATCAATCCGAGCGCCGGATGGTCCTGCAGTTCAGGAACGTCGTGAAGAAATACAAGAGCGAGCGCGGCCCGGTGACCGCGCTCGACGGCGTATCGATCGACGTGCGGGAGGGTGAATTCCTCACCCTTGTCGGGCCCAGCGGATGCGGCAAATCAACGCTGCTGAACGTGCTGGTCGGTCTCGAGCTGCCGACCAGCGGCGAAATCGTTCTCGATGGCCGCAACGCCGTCGACCGCAAGGCCGTCGGTTACGTGATGCAGAACGACAATCTCTATCCGTGGCGGACGCTGCGCGAGAACGTCGAGTTTCCGCTCGAGCTCAGGGGCATCGCCCCTTGCGAGCGCGGCGACATCAGCCGCCGCTACCTCGAGAAGGTACGGCTTGCAGACTTCGCCGATCGATACCCTTACGAACTGTCGGGCGGCATGCGCCAGCGCGGCAACATCGTTCGCGCGCTGAGCTTCTCGCCGCGGATCCTTGTGATGGACGAGCCGTTCGGTCCGCTGGATGCCCAGACGCGGCTTCTCCTGCAGAACCTGCTGCTCGATCTGTGGGCCGAGGAACGCAAGACCATCATCTTCATCACCCACGATCTGCACGAGGCGATCGCGCTCGGCGACCGGGTAGCGGTGCTGACGGCGCGGCCCGGCCGGGTGAAGTCGATCCACACGATCGATATTCCGAGGCCCCGCGACCTCCGCCATCTGCACGAGAACGCGACCTACCGCAGCCTTCTGTCGCGGATCGGCGACGAACTCGCCGAGGAAATTCAGGTTCAGGCCGGAGGATCGCGATGACATCAGAAACGATCGATACTGGCGCCGGGACCGGCGCGCGCCCGCTGCTCTCCTATCGCTCCCACGTGACGCTGATACGGCTGGTGCTGGTAGCCGCCATCTTCGGCATCTGGGAATTCACCTCGGGCCGCCTGTTCTCCGCATTCTGGATATCGAAGCCGTCGGCGATCGCCGCCTATATCTGGACCTGGGTGACGGCGGGCGATTTCTTCTACCAGATGTCGTTCACCTTCGGCGCGATGCTGGCGGGATTCGCGATGGGCACCGTGCTCGGCCTTGCCGCCGGCGTCGCGCTCAGCCGGACGCAGTTCATGGCCGATGTGCTCGACCCCTTCCTGATCGCGATCAACGGAATCCCGCGCGTCGCGCTGGCTCCGCTGTTCGTCGTGTGGTTCGGCATCGACATGCTGCCGAAAATCATCCTCGTCTTCACGCTGGTATTCTTCGTGATCTTCTACAACACCTATGCCGGCATCAAGAGCGTGGAGCGGCGCTTCACGGACCTCGCCTGGGTGATGGGCGCGAGCGAGAAGGACCTTTTTGCAAAGGTCATCCTGCCCGCGGCGCTGCCGCACATCTTCCTCGGCATCAAGCTGTCGATTCCCTACGCCTTGATCGGCGCCATCATCGGTGAATTCGTCGCCTCGTCAGCCGGGCTTGGCTGGAAGATCCAGATGGAGACCAGCCTGTACAACACGACCGGCACGATGGCGGGCCTGATCGTGATGATGCTGATCGTGGTCGCGATGAACTCGCTGCTGGCGATCGCCGAACGGCGGCTGCTGCGCTGGCAACCGGCCTCTCGCTACGGCACCGGCCAGAACCAGTAGTCAAAACAAAACACATCCAGCCCCGGGAGGATTGCCATGGATCGTCGCCGCGTCGTCGCAGGAATCGGAGCCGCGCTGCTTTCGGCCGGAGCAAGGCCGGCGATCGCGCTGGCGCAGGGCGGCGGCAAGCCGCTGCGGATCACCCATGCGGTGACGTCGCTCGCCTACATGCAAAGCTATGTCGCCCAGCAGAACGGCTATTTCGAGCAGACCGGCTTCGCGGCGCAGATCATCGATACCGGCGGCGGAGGACCAGACGTGCAGCTCGTGCTCGGCGGACGCGCCGATCTGACGGTCAATGACGGCGCCCAGATCTTCCCGGCCCTGCAGCAGGGGCAGAAGCTCGTTTGCGTGCTCGCTCTGCTCGACCGATCGATCATCAACGCGACAATCAGCAAGGCCGCGGCCCAGCGCGTCGGCTTCACCGAAACGACACCCTTCGATCAGCGGCTGAAGCTGCTGAAGGGCATGAAGATCGGCGTGACGCGCGCCGGCGCGCTGACCTGGCAACAGGCGCGCTTCAACCTTGCCGCCGCTGGCCTCGACCCGGATCGGGACGCGCAGGTCGTCGCCATCGGCGGCCCGCCGGCGCTTGCGGCAGCGCTCGAGAACGGCGCGATCGACGTCATGTACATCTCGATGCCGATCGGCGAAAAGCTGGTCAAGGAAGGCAAGGCGCTGTCTTTCGTGGACAATGCCAGGGGCGAAGATCCCAAGCTGCCGACCTTTCTCATGGAAGGGCTCTGGACCACGACGGACTTCCTCGCGGCCAACCGGCCAACCGTCGAGGCGGCCGTCGGCGCCTACAAGAAAGCCTCGAAGTTCATCCGGGAATCATCCCCCGACAAGGTCGTCGCCGCCCTCAAGCCGACGCTCGGCAGCCTCGGTGACGCGGTCCTGCTCGATTCCGTACAGCGCATCCAGAGCGCGGTGTCGGAAACCGGCAAGGTGACGGCGCAGCAACTGGAAACCACCCAGGCGGTGCTGAAGCTGAACGGCTTTTTGCAACGAACGTTTACGCTTGCCGAGGTCTTCGACGGCAGCCTGATCGGCGCCTAGAGCATTTTCGGTTCTGATTAAATCAGAACCGATGCTCTAGTTTCTTGTTTTGACGCGTTTTCTTTACGCGAACCGGTGCCCACTTCGCTCGAAAACGCTTTAGTCCGTCGCGCGCCAGATAAACGCACGCAACAGGCGCGATGATTCAACTGCATCATCGCGCCGATCCGGCTTCACGTCAGCCACCGAGATAGGCGGAGCGGACGTGCTCGTCGTCGATCATCTTCTCGCCACTGCCCGACAGCACGATCGAGCCGGTCTCGAGCAGATAGGCATAGTCGCACATCTCGAGCGCAGAATAGGCGTTCTGCTCGACCATCAGCACGGTGGTGCCGGACTTGCGGATGCCGTCGATGATCGAGAACACCTGCTCGACGATGTTGGGCGCAAGACCCAGCGACGGCTCGTCGAACATGACGAGCTTCGGCTTCGACATGATGGCGCGACCGATCGCGAGCATCTGCTGCTCGCCGCCGGACAAGGTGCCGGCGACCTGGTTGCGACGCTCCGCAAGGCGCGGGAATTGCGTGAAGATGCGATCGCGATCCGCCTCGACGCCGTCGCTGTCGGACCTGAGATAGGCGCCCATGTCCAGGTTCTCGTTGACCGTCATGTCGGGAAACACCCGCCGGCCCTCCGGACAATGCGCGATGCCCTTGGCGAGGATCTGCCGCGCCGAGCATCCGGTGATATCCTCGCCGTCGAGCGTCAGCCTGCCCGAGGCGAGCGGAAGAATGCCGGAGATCGCGCGCAAGGTGGTGCTCTTGCCGGCGCCGTTGGCCCCGATCAGGGCGACGAGCTGGCCCTGCTTGATCGAGAGCGAGATGCCCTTGAGGGCTTCGACCTTGCCGTAGCGGCAGACGAGGTTGCTAATTTCGAGCATGCCGGTTGGCCCCCTGGCCGAGATAGGCGCGAATGACTTCAGGATTGCCCCGGATTTCGGCGGGCGGGCCTTCCGCGATGATGCGGCCGTAGTTCAGCACGACGATGCGATCGGACACGCCCATGACCATCGGCATGTCGTGCTCGACCAGGAGGATCGACATGCCGCGCTGGTGCAGCCGGTTCAGGAGCTCCATGAAGCGCGCGGTCTCGGTGGCGTTCATGCCGGAGACCGGCTCGTCGAGCAGCAGCATGGTGGGATCGGAGGCGAGTGCCAGCGCGACGCCGAGCAGACGCTGGTCGCCGTAGGACAGCGAACCTGCGAGCTCGCGAGCGCGGCGCGAGATTCCGACGATCTCCAGAAGCTCGTTCGCAAGCTGGCGCAATTCCGCTTCCGACTTGCGCTCGCGCGGCAGCGCAAACAGCGTGTCCATCAGGGTCGACTGGCCACGCCGGTGCAACCCGATCATGACGTTCTCGAACACGCTGATGCTCTGGAACACGCTGGTGCGCTGGAACGTCCGCGCCAACCCGAGCGAGGTGACCTCGTGCGGCTTGAGATTGTTGAGCGAGGTGCCGCGGTAGCGGACTTCGCCCTTGGTCGGCCGCAGGAAGCCGGTGATGACGTTGAAGGCCGTCGTCTTGCCGGCGCCGTTCGGCCCGATCAGGCTGACGACTTCGCCCGGGTTGACGACAAAGCTCATGTCGGTGATTGCGACAAGGCCGCCGAAATGGACCGCGATGTGCTCGACCGACAGGATCGGCTGCGGCGTGGAGGAAACCGTTGATGTCATGGCGTGTCGTGCATCGTCACTTGGGATTTGACCTCAGCTTGCGGCTTGGCGCCGAAGACGCTCAACCACTTCTCGACCGCGGGGACGATGCCCTGCGGCAGCACGAAGACGATCAGGATCATGAACAGGCCGTACAGGATCCATTGTATTTCGGGCGCCGCGAAGGAGCGCGCCACCACCGGCACGAAGCCGAAGATCAGGCCGCCGACGATCGGACCCGCAAGCGTGCCCTTGCCGCCGGTGATCACCATGATCACCATCGTCACCGTGTAGAGGAACGCGAAGACATCGGGATCGATGATCTTGAGGTAATGCGCGTAAAGGCTGCCGGCGGCGCCGGCGATGCCCGCCGAGAACACCGCCGCCAGCACGAGGTAGCGCGTGACGTCGATGCCGACGGAGACGGCGAGCGACTCGTTCTCCTTGAGCGCGATCATCGCCCGGCCGATGCGGGAATGGACCAGACGGCGGATGACCACGTAGCAAACGACCAGCACCGCAAGCACGAGGTAGTAGTTCGACATCTTGCTGTAGAAGTCGAGGTAGCCGAGGCCGGGCAGACCAAGCGTCATCGGCGGAATCGAGGTCAGCGCCAGCGGGCCCTGCGTGAGCTCGACCCAGTTCAGCGCCACCAGGCGCACGACTTCCGCAAACGAAATCGTCACGATCACGAAATAGGCGCCGCGCACCTTGAAGGAGAGCTTGCCGACGACATAGCCGCACAGCGCCGCCACCAGCGTGCCGATGACGAAACCGCTCCAGACCGGCCAGGGCTGGTGCACCACGCGCACCCCGCCGATCAGCTCGACGTCGAAGCCGAGCGATACCAGTGCGCTGGTATAGGCGCCGATGCCGAAGAAGGCGACATGGCCGAGACTGAGCTGGCCGGTATAGCCGAGCAGCAGATTGAGGCTCATCGCCGCGACGATGAAGATCCCGGTGGTGATGAACGCATTGAGCAGATACGGATCGTGCAGCCAGAGCGGAATCGTGGCGAAGACGATCAGCGCGAGCCAGGTAAACAGCCGGTTCATCCGATTCGCTCCGCGCGCGCGAACAGACCGGTCGGCTTGAACAGAAGCACGGCAATGATGATCAAAAAGCCCATGGCGTCCCGATATCCGGAGGAGATGTAGCCGGCGCCGAATTCCTCGGCGAGCGCCAGCAGGAAGCCGCCGATCGTGGCGCCGCCGATGCTGCCGAGCCCGCCCAGGATGACGATGGCAAAGGCCTTCAGCGACGCCAGATTCCCCATTTGCGGCGAGATCACGTAGACCGGCCCGAGCAGTGCGCCGGCGGCCGCTGCGAGGCTGGAGCCGATCGCAAAGGTCGCCATGTAGATGAACTGGATGTTGACGCCCATCAGCGAGGCGGCATCGCGATCCTGGAAGGTCGCGCGCATCGCCTTGCCGAGCTTGGTGCGGTTGATCAGCAGATAGGACAGAGCGATCAGCACCAGCGCCGCGCACAGCACGAACAGGCGCAGCCAGGAAACCGAGAACGGCCCGATCACGAGCGGCAGCTCCGGGAACGGCGTGGTGACCGACTTGGCGACGCCGCCCCAGACGAACTGCTCGCCGTTCTGCATCACGATCATGGCGCCGATCATCACCAGCATCGTGGTGTCGATGTCGGCGCCGCGCATCGGCCTGAGCAGCACGAGCTCAAGCAGCGCACCGAGGATGCAGCCGGCGACGATCGCGGCAAGCAGCGCGACGAAGAAGTTCAGCCCGAGCAGCACGGCTACCAGGTAGACGAAGTAAGCTCCGAACGAGTAGAGCTCGCCATGCGCAAAGTTGACGACGCGCATGATGCCGAAAATCAGCGTCAGCCCGATGCCCAGCAGCGCATAGGTGCTGCCGAGAATGAACGTGTTGATGATGTGCTGCAGAAGCTCGGTCATGATCCATCGTCCCGGTCTCAGCGACCGCGGATTCGAGTTCGGTGATCGCGAATATGGCGCAGGCGCCGCGCGGGGCGGCGCCTGCGCGATTTGCGAGGGTTAGGAGCTCGGAAGGACGACCTTGTCCTTCTCGATCTTGATCAAATACAGGTTCGGCATGCTCTGGCCGCTCTCCTTGCCGGAGGGGCCCTGCTTTTCGAACTTGATGCGGCCGTTGAGACCCATGAAGTCGGTCTTCCACAGCGCCTCGGTGATCGCTTCGGGCTCGGCCTTGCCGGCGCGCTGGATCGCATTGATGACCGTGCGCATGCCGTCATAGCCGCGGAAGCTCTCGGTCGCGCCGGCAAAGGCGAAGCCGCGGCCCTTCCACTCGCCGAGGAAGTACTTCGTCGCCGCCGGATCGGGCGTCTTCTCCGGATACCAGGGCGCGAAGGTCGTCAGGTGCATCGAGCCGTTGGCCGCAGCGCCGGCCTGGTCGATCAGCTGATCCGGGTTCTGCGAGCCGCCGGTGGTCACGATCTTCTTGGTGATGCCGAGCGCGGCCGCCTGCTTCAGCACCAGCGTGAGCTGCTCCACGGCCGTCGTCACCATGATGGTGTCGGAATCGGTCGCCTTGATCTTGGAGAGCTGCGCGCTCATGTCCTGCGACGCCTGGTCCATGATCTCGACCAGGCCGACCTGCACGCCCATGTCCTTCAGCACCTTGCCGAAGTCCTCGGCCGAACCGCGTCCCCAGTCGTTGTTGATGACGAGGAAGTCGGCCTTCTTGATGCCGAGCGTCGGCGCAATGGTCTTGAATTCGTGGGCCTCGACCGAAGACGGCGGCGAGATGCGGAAGATGTAGGGATTGCCCGAGGTGGTGATCTTGCTGGAGGAGGAAGTCTCCACCACCATCGGCACCTTGTATTCGAGCAGCTTCGGCATCACGGCGAGCGTCAGGCTGGAGCCCCACGCGCCCATGATCACCGGCACCTTGTCGCGCGTGATCAGCTTCTCGGCGACGGCCGCCGCTTCCGTGGGATTGCTCTTGTTGTCCTCGATGACGAGCTCGATCTTCTGCCCGAACACACCGCCCTTGGCGTTGGCCTCGTCGGCGGCGATCTTGGCGCCGTTGACGACATAGGTGCCCGACGCCGCGAACGGCCCGGTCAGCGGCTCGTTGACGCCGATCTTGATGGTCTGAGCGCCCGCATGTCCGGTGAGGGACAGGGCAGCGGCCATTACTCCGCCAACAAACAGCGCGCGTTTTCCGCTCATTGCGTTCCTCCGTTTCTTACTGAGACGAATGGTGATGACGACGACTTAGAAAATTAAGCAATCGGTGTGCCAGCTTCTGATGGCCAGACGTCGCGTTCCGATTGCCGCAGGAAGATTACGTCCTATCATCCTATAGTTAGGATAAATTAGGTTCAACGCTTTCGTCAAGCCTACGAAAGGCTCGTTTTCCAGTGTTTCGGCGTGACCGCCGGCCGCATGCCGGCCCCCGCGGCCGCCCTGCGAGCCGCGGAAAACCCGCCGAAAATCGCGCCTCCGATGCACGAAAGCGCCGGCGCGCGTTATTGCCGCACCTCCCGGTTGAATTCCTCGATCAGGCGGTCCCATTCGGGCAGGCTGGCCTGCACGTTGCGCCAGAACGACTGGCTGCGGCGCGCCTCGAAATCGGCGACCGACACGCCCTGCTGCTCGACCCAGGTGTAATAGCCGAGGTTGAACACCCGCCGACGCTCCATCTCGGTCAACTCGAGCACATGATCGGTCGCGGCCGCCGTCAGACAGCTGCCGAAGACCTCGCCCGCGTTCACCTCGTCGAAACCCCTGTCGTAATGCTTGGCCTGATAGTGGTCGCTCTCGCTCCGGTACATCGCGGCACTGTCGGTCGCCACCGTGACCACGACGTCGTCGGGCCCGTAATTCATGTACTTGGCAAGCTTGATCGCGGCGACGATGTTGCCGAGGCTGGAGA
This genomic interval from Bradyrhizobium sp. NP1 contains the following:
- a CDS encoding ABC transporter ATP-binding protein → MLEISNLVCRYGKVEALKGISLSIKQGQLVALIGANGAGKSTTLRAISGILPLASGRLTLDGEDITGCSARQILAKGIAHCPEGRRVFPDMTVNENLDMGAYLRSDSDGVEADRDRIFTQFPRLAERRNQVAGTLSGGEQQMLAIGRAIMSKPKLVMFDEPSLGLAPNIVEQVFSIIDGIRKSGTTVLMVEQNAYSALEMCDYAYLLETGSIVLSGSGEKMIDDEHVRSAYLGG
- a CDS encoding branched-chain amino acid ABC transporter permease, whose protein sequence is MNRLFTWLALIVFATIPLWLHDPYLLNAFITTGIFIVAAMSLNLLLGYTGQLSLGHVAFFGIGAYTSALVSLGFDVELIGGVRVVHQPWPVWSGFVIGTLVAALCGYVVGKLSFKVRGAYFVIVTISFAEVVRLVALNWVELTQGPLALTSIPPMTLGLPGLGYLDFYSKMSNYYLVLAVLVVCYVVIRRLVHSRIGRAMIALKENESLAVSVGIDVTRYLVLAAVFSAGIAGAAGSLYAHYLKIIDPDVFAFLYTVTMVIMVITGGKGTLAGPIVGGLIFGFVPVVARSFAAPEIQWILYGLFMILIVFVLPQGIVPAVEKWLSVFGAKPQAEVKSQVTMHDTP
- a CDS encoding ABC transporter substrate-binding protein; the protein is MAAALSLTGHAGAQTIKIGVNEPLTGPFAASGTYVVNGAKIAADEANAKGGVFGQKIELVIEDNKSNPTEAAAVAEKLITRDKVPVIMGAWGSSLTLAVMPKLLEYKVPMVVETSSSSKITTSGNPYIFRISPPSSVEAHEFKTIAPTLGIKKADFLVINNDWGRGSAEDFGKVLKDMGVQVGLVEIMDQASQDMSAQLSKIKATDSDTIMVTTAVEQLTLVLKQAAALGITKKIVTTGGSQNPDQLIDQAGAAANGSMHLTTFAPWYPEKTPDPAATKYFLGEWKGRGFAFAGATESFRGYDGMRTVINAIQRAGKAEPEAITEALWKTDFMGLNGRIKFEKQGPSGKESGQSMPNLYLIKIEKDKVVLPSS
- a CDS encoding branched-chain amino acid ABC transporter permease is translated as MTELLQHIINTFILGSTYALLGIGLTLIFGIMRVVNFAHGELYSFGAYFVYLVAVLLGLNFFVALLAAIVAGCILGALLELVLLRPMRGADIDTTMLVMIGAMIVMQNGEQFVWGGVAKSVTTPFPELPLVIGPFSVSWLRLFVLCAALVLIALSYLLINRTKLGKAMRATFQDRDAASLMGVNIQFIYMATFAIGSSLAAAAGALLGPVYVISPQMGNLASLKAFAIVILGGLGSIGGATIGGFLLALAEEFGAGYISSGYRDAMGFLIIIAVLLFKPTGLFARAERIG
- a CDS encoding ABC transporter ATP-binding protein encodes the protein MIGPLARPSSPVRSVIVSDQSERRMVLQFRNVVKKYKSERGPVTALDGVSIDVREGEFLTLVGPSGCGKSTLLNVLVGLELPTSGEIVLDGRNAVDRKAVGYVMQNDNLYPWRTLRENVEFPLELRGIAPCERGDISRRYLEKVRLADFADRYPYELSGGMRQRGNIVRALSFSPRILVMDEPFGPLDAQTRLLLQNLLLDLWAEERKTIIFITHDLHEAIALGDRVAVLTARPGRVKSIHTIDIPRPRDLRHLHENATYRSLLSRIGDELAEEIQVQAGGSR
- a CDS encoding ABC transporter substrate-binding protein — its product is MDRRRVVAGIGAALLSAGARPAIALAQGGGKPLRITHAVTSLAYMQSYVAQQNGYFEQTGFAAQIIDTGGGGPDVQLVLGGRADLTVNDGAQIFPALQQGQKLVCVLALLDRSIINATISKAAAQRVGFTETTPFDQRLKLLKGMKIGVTRAGALTWQQARFNLAAAGLDPDRDAQVVAIGGPPALAAALENGAIDVMYISMPIGEKLVKEGKALSFVDNARGEDPKLPTFLMEGLWTTTDFLAANRPTVEAAVGAYKKASKFIRESSPDKVVAALKPTLGSLGDAVLLDSVQRIQSAVSETGKVTAQQLETTQAVLKLNGFLQRTFTLAEVFDGSLIGA
- a CDS encoding ABC transporter permease, with product MTSETIDTGAGTGARPLLSYRSHVTLIRLVLVAAIFGIWEFTSGRLFSAFWISKPSAIAAYIWTWVTAGDFFYQMSFTFGAMLAGFAMGTVLGLAAGVALSRTQFMADVLDPFLIAINGIPRVALAPLFVVWFGIDMLPKIILVFTLVFFVIFYNTYAGIKSVERRFTDLAWVMGASEKDLFAKVILPAALPHIFLGIKLSIPYALIGAIIGEFVASSAGLGWKIQMETSLYNTTGTMAGLIVMMLIVVAMNSLLAIAERRLLRWQPASRYGTGQNQ
- a CDS encoding ABC transporter ATP-binding protein — translated: MTSTVSSTPQPILSVEHIAVHFGGLVAITDMSFVVNPGEVVSLIGPNGAGKTTAFNVITGFLRPTKGEVRYRGTSLNNLKPHEVTSLGLARTFQRTSVFQSISVFENVMIGLHRRGQSTLMDTLFALPRERKSEAELRQLANELLEIVGISRRARELAGSLSYGDQRLLGVALALASDPTMLLLDEPVSGMNATETARFMELLNRLHQRGMSILLVEHDMPMVMGVSDRIVVLNYGRIIAEGPPAEIRGNPEVIRAYLGQGANRHARN